A region from the Janthinobacterium agaricidamnosum genome encodes:
- a CDS encoding BMP family ABC transporter substrate-binding protein has protein sequence MSKKLLCAAVCSATLMSVMPAMAAAPATAPLNVGFVYISPIGDAGWTTQHDQARKEMEKALGNKISTRFVENVPESADAERVIRDLAQTGSKLVITTSFGYMNPTLKVAKQFPNVKFIHLTGYKTAVNVANTNARFYEGRYLAGVLAGKMSKTHVAGYVAAFPIPEVLQGVNAFTRGMRSVDPKAEVKVVWVNSWFDPGKERDAAITLIGQGADVVTHHTDSTAVVQAAEEKGKYAIAYHSDMKKYGPKAQLAAVTHHWGDYYTKQAQAVLDGTWKSSSTWGGIKDGMVKLEGINAAVPADVKQFVLAREKDLVAGKLNPFSAPIKDNDGKVRLDKGVLDDAALTKMDYFVEGVAGKVSGK, from the coding sequence ATGTCCAAGAAACTATTGTGCGCCGCCGTCTGCAGTGCCACGCTGATGTCCGTCATGCCCGCCATGGCCGCCGCCCCCGCGACTGCGCCGCTGAATGTCGGTTTTGTTTACATCAGCCCCATCGGCGACGCGGGCTGGACCACCCAGCACGATCAGGCGCGCAAGGAAATGGAAAAGGCGCTGGGCAACAAGATCAGCACCAGGTTTGTGGAAAACGTGCCGGAGAGCGCCGATGCGGAACGGGTGATCCGCGACCTGGCGCAGACGGGCAGCAAGCTGGTCATCACGACCTCGTTCGGCTACATGAATCCCACCTTGAAAGTGGCGAAACAATTTCCTAATGTGAAGTTCATTCATCTGACTGGCTACAAGACGGCCGTCAACGTGGCCAACACGAATGCCCGTTTCTACGAGGGCCGCTACCTGGCCGGCGTATTGGCGGGCAAGATGAGCAAGACCCACGTGGCCGGTTATGTGGCGGCGTTCCCCATCCCGGAAGTGTTGCAGGGAGTGAACGCCTTCACGCGCGGCATGCGCAGCGTCGACCCGAAGGCGGAAGTGAAAGTGGTGTGGGTTAATAGCTGGTTCGATCCGGGCAAGGAACGCGACGCGGCCATCACCCTGATCGGCCAGGGCGCCGACGTGGTCACCCACCACACGGACTCGACCGCCGTGGTGCAGGCGGCGGAAGAGAAGGGCAAGTATGCGATCGCCTACCACTCGGACATGAAAAAGTACGGGCCGAAGGCGCAGCTGGCCGCCGTCACCCACCATTGGGGCGACTACTACACGAAGCAGGCGCAGGCCGTGCTGGACGGCACGTGGAAGTCCAGCAGCACCTGGGGCGGCATCAAGGATGGCATGGTCAAGCTGGAAGGCATCAATGCGGCCGTGCCCGCCGACGTGAAACAGTTTGTATTGGCGCGCGAGAAAGACTTGGTTGCTGGTAAGCTCAATCCTTTCAGCGCGCCGATCAAGGATAACGATGGCAAGGTGCGCCTGGACAAAGGCGTGCTCGACGATGCGGCGCTGACGAAGATGGATTATTTTGTCGAAGGCGTGGCAGGGAAAGTTTCCGGAAAGTAA
- a CDS encoding HDOD domain-containing protein: MDRLEVFKIIALQASKGELTFPANVKATLKLQEALDDPDCHIEAAARMVMAEPLLSARVVALANSAAYNRSGNEIANVRAAVSRLGFATLKSMVASVIVRQLGSQITDPQLRAKAARLWEHTAHVAALSQVIARKVTHVDVETAMFAAIVHEVGGFYLLSRAEEYPGLLDDNTEDWIEYGEKLIGRGVLRQLQVPDMVLQAVEGMWHGGSTFPPRTLGATLVLANDLSPVGSPLHPPESAERRQAAAKIDFGIGGSTLHTILEESAEEIESLAAALLV, from the coding sequence ATGGACAGACTGGAAGTATTCAAGATTATCGCGTTGCAAGCGAGCAAGGGCGAGCTGACGTTCCCCGCCAACGTCAAGGCCACCTTGAAGCTGCAGGAAGCGCTGGACGACCCCGATTGCCATATCGAAGCGGCCGCCCGCATGGTCATGGCCGAGCCGCTGCTGTCGGCGCGGGTCGTGGCATTGGCCAACTCGGCCGCCTACAACCGTTCCGGCAATGAAATCGCCAATGTGCGCGCAGCCGTTTCGCGCTTGGGCTTTGCCACCTTGAAATCGATGGTGGCATCCGTCATCGTGCGCCAGTTGGGCAGCCAGATCACGGACCCGCAATTGCGCGCCAAGGCGGCCAGGCTGTGGGAACATACGGCCCACGTGGCCGCGCTGAGCCAGGTGATCGCCCGGAAAGTCACGCACGTGGATGTGGAAACGGCCATGTTTGCCGCCATCGTGCACGAAGTGGGCGGCTTTTATCTGCTGTCGCGCGCCGAGGAATATCCGGGCTTGCTCGATGACAATACCGAAGACTGGATCGAATACGGCGAAAAGCTGATCGGCCGCGGCGTGCTGCGCCAGCTGCAAGTGCCGGACATGGTCTTGCAGGCCGTGGAAGGCATGTGGCACGGCGGCAGCACGTTCCCGCCCCGCACCCTGGGCGCGACCCTGGTGCTGGCCAACGATCTGTCGCCCGTCGGCTCGCCCCTGCACCCGCCGGAAAGCGCCGAGCGGCGCCAGGCGGCGGCGAAGATCGACTTCGGCATCGGCGGCAGCACCCTGCACACGATACTCGAGGAATCGGCCGAAGAGATCGAATCGCTGGCGGCCGCCTTGCTCGTGTAA
- a CDS encoding M28 family peptidase, whose amino-acid sequence MQKLFSSLALTALAFSAQAATGLPVVQEAPLRAHLAFLSNDLLEGRGTGQRGADLTVAYLETQAQMAGLQPVRGNSYRQSVQIAGVKSLPAESSLQAVAGGKPVPLAFGPDWVWATGDSVAAHTFDAPLVFVGYGITAPEEGWNDFKGADVKNKIVVMMVNDPQPTALDPNRFAGKALTYYGRWTYKFEEARRQGAAGVLLIHTKPSASYDWSVVQNSWSGSERFQLADRTAGTPLQGWIAEDAARRLFAAGGQDLDALRVKAENKDFQAVALNAKLSGEMKSIVRKVEQFNIAGMVPGTDPTLKDEAVIYSGHWDHLGKQGDSGDTIYNGAVDNASGIAGLLAMAQEAVKKPAKRTQIFLWVAAEEQGLLGSAAYAADPLWPLDKTAAALNLDSLNFVGATHDIGAQGSERTELGAMAAAVAKAMGMHIAAARPDLAGGYFRSDHFSFAKAGVPAFSINGGREYIKDVAASKAKAAAYGPRYHQVTDEYDASWDLSGMTQQAQFTLNLGQAVANAARMPAWKAGDAFGKARGQAAK is encoded by the coding sequence ATGCAGAAGCTGTTTTCTTCCCTGGCCTTGACTGCGTTGGCGTTTTCCGCCCAGGCCGCTACCGGTTTGCCCGTGGTGCAGGAAGCGCCCTTGCGCGCCCACCTGGCCTTCCTGTCCAACGATTTGCTCGAAGGCCGGGGCACGGGCCAGCGCGGCGCCGACCTGACGGTGGCGTACCTGGAAACCCAGGCGCAGATGGCCGGACTGCAACCCGTGCGCGGCAACAGCTACCGCCAGAGCGTGCAAATCGCCGGCGTGAAGTCGCTGCCTGCCGAGAGCAGCCTGCAGGCGGTGGCCGGCGGCAAGCCCGTGCCGCTGGCGTTCGGCCCCGACTGGGTGTGGGCCACGGGCGACTCCGTTGCCGCGCACACCTTCGACGCGCCGCTCGTGTTCGTCGGCTACGGCATCACGGCGCCGGAAGAGGGCTGGAACGATTTCAAGGGCGCCGATGTCAAAAACAAGATCGTCGTCATGATGGTCAACGACCCGCAGCCGACCGCGCTTGATCCGAACCGCTTTGCCGGCAAGGCGCTGACCTATTACGGCCGCTGGACCTACAAATTCGAGGAAGCCAGGCGCCAGGGCGCGGCGGGCGTATTGTTGATCCACACGAAACCGTCCGCCTCGTACGACTGGAGCGTCGTACAGAACAGCTGGAGCGGCAGCGAGCGCTTCCAGTTGGCCGACCGCACTGCCGGCACGCCATTGCAGGGCTGGATCGCGGAAGACGCGGCGCGCCGGCTGTTTGCGGCGGGCGGCCAGGACCTGGACGCCTTGCGCGTCAAAGCGGAAAACAAGGATTTCCAGGCCGTCGCCTTGAACGCCAAGTTGTCGGGCGAGATGAAGTCCATCGTGCGCAAGGTGGAGCAATTCAATATCGCGGGCATGGTGCCGGGCACCGACCCGACATTGAAAGATGAAGCCGTCATCTACAGCGGCCACTGGGACCACCTGGGCAAGCAAGGTGACTCTGGAGACACGATCTACAACGGCGCCGTCGACAACGCTTCCGGCATTGCCGGCTTGCTGGCCATGGCGCAGGAAGCCGTCAAGAAACCGGCGAAGCGCACGCAGATATTCCTGTGGGTGGCGGCCGAGGAACAGGGGCTATTGGGCAGCGCCGCCTACGCGGCCGACCCGCTGTGGCCGCTGGACAAGACGGCCGCCGCGCTGAACCTCGACAGCCTGAACTTCGTGGGCGCCACGCATGACATCGGCGCGCAGGGCAGCGAGCGCACGGAGCTGGGCGCGATGGCCGCCGCGGTGGCGAAAGCCATGGGCATGCACATTGCGGCTGCGCGTCCCGACCTGGCCGGCGGCTATTTCCGCAGCGACCATTTCAGCTTTGCCAAGGCGGGCGTGCCCGCGTTTTCCATCAATGGCGGACGCGAGTATATCAAGGACGTGGCAGCGTCGAAAGCCAAGGCGGCCGCCTACGGCCCCCGCTACCATCAGGTGACCGATGAGTACGACGCCAGCTGGGATCTGTCCGGCATGACGCAGCAGGCGCAATTCACCTTGAACCTGGGGCAAGCCGTGGCGAATGCGGCCAGAATGCCGGCCTGGAAGGCGGGCGATGCGTTTGGCAAGGCGCGCGGGCAAGCCGCGAAATAA
- a CDS encoding MFS transporter gives MKSAPSSVDASTLLSSTRILLFALSAGVLVASLYYVQPLTSMLAASFGVSVPQAGYLVTATQIGYVLGIVFLVPLSDVLNRRQLLTWMLIAKIGALLLAATSQNIIVFAVASVLMGITASALMVVTAMVASYAPDHSRGRMVGTVMTGLLLGILLARTVSGTVSQISGGWRTVYVLAAIVVAALLVMLRRILPNEAPRGKLQYGKLMASLADIIRQEPLLRQRALFSGLGLGTFSVFWTGLTFLLSGAPYHYSEMQIGLFGLAGATGAFAANTAGRMADRGYARQATWLLAVASIAGWALIGFGAHSLALLLIGIVLLDMGVMGLQVTHQSIIYKLAPHARARVTTVFIAGGFIGASAGSALASASFAAGGWPALCMVGGAMPLLLLIVWSKYRHTQRRLERAA, from the coding sequence ATGAAATCCGCACCCTCGTCCGTCGATGCCAGCACCCTGCTGAGCTCCACCCGCATCCTGTTGTTCGCCCTGTCCGCCGGCGTGCTCGTCGCCAGTCTGTACTATGTGCAGCCGCTCACGTCCATGCTGGCCGCCTCGTTTGGCGTAAGCGTGCCGCAAGCGGGCTACCTGGTCACGGCCACGCAGATCGGCTATGTGCTGGGCATCGTGTTTTTGGTCCCCCTCAGTGACGTACTGAACCGCCGCCAGTTGCTGACGTGGATGCTGATTGCCAAGATCGGTGCCCTGTTGCTGGCCGCCACCAGCCAGAATATTATCGTCTTTGCCGTCGCCAGCGTCTTGATGGGGATCACGGCCAGCGCCTTGATGGTGGTCACGGCCATGGTGGCGTCGTATGCGCCCGACCACAGCCGGGGCCGCATGGTGGGCACCGTCATGACGGGTTTATTATTGGGCATCTTGCTGGCGCGTACCGTCTCCGGCACCGTGTCGCAGATCAGCGGCGGCTGGCGCACCGTCTACGTGCTGGCCGCCATCGTCGTGGCCGCCCTGCTCGTCATGCTGCGCCGCATCCTGCCGAACGAAGCGCCGCGCGGCAAGCTGCAGTACGGCAAGCTGATGGCTTCCCTGGCCGACATCATCCGCCAGGAACCCTTGCTGCGCCAGCGCGCCCTGTTCTCGGGCCTGGGCCTGGGCACCTTCAGCGTGTTCTGGACGGGCCTGACCTTCCTGCTCAGCGGCGCGCCGTACCACTATTCGGAAATGCAGATCGGCCTGTTCGGCCTGGCGGGCGCCACGGGCGCCTTCGCCGCGAATACGGCCGGCCGCATGGCCGACCGCGGCTATGCGCGCCAAGCCACGTGGCTGCTGGCCGTCGCCTCGATCGCGGGCTGGGCCCTGATCGGCTTCGGCGCCCATTCGCTGGCGCTGCTGTTGATCGGTATCGTGCTGCTGGACATGGGCGTGATGGGTTTGCAAGTGACGCACCAGTCCATCATCTATAAACTGGCGCCCCACGCGCGGGCCAGGGTCACCACCGTCTTCATCGCGGGCGGCTTCATCGGCGCGTCGGCAGGCTCGGCCCTGGCCAGCGCCAGCTTCGCCGCCGGCGGCTGGCCCGCCCTGTGCATGGTGGGCGGCGCCATGCCACTGTTGCTGCTGATCGTGTGGAGCAAGTACCGGCATACGCAGCGCAGGCTGGAACGGGCGGCTTGA
- a CDS encoding LLM class flavin-dependent oxidoreductase, which produces MIPFSILDLAPIAEGSNASQSFKNTLDLAQHGERWGYNRYWLAEHHGMPGIASAATAVVIAHVAAGTKTIRVGAGGVMLPNHSPLVIAEQFGTLEALHPGRIDLGLGRAPGSDQTTARALRRDLQSDAEQFPQDVLELIDYMSDEPRQRVLAVPGKGANVPVWILGSSLFGAQLAAHLGLPYAFASHFAPQMMMQAVAYYREHFKPSKQLTKPYVMLGFNVFAADTDAEAHLRATSMQQAFVNLRTGRPSRLQPPVPGYLEQLGPQERAMLDSVLSCTAIGAPDTVKAKMAAFIAETGADELMITSQIFEHQHRLRSYEITAQVHAELARAQ; this is translated from the coding sequence ATGATTCCATTTTCCATACTCGACCTCGCGCCCATCGCCGAAGGCAGCAACGCCAGCCAGTCGTTCAAGAACACGCTGGACCTGGCGCAGCACGGCGAACGCTGGGGCTACAACCGCTACTGGCTGGCCGAACACCACGGCATGCCCGGCATCGCCAGCGCCGCCACGGCCGTCGTCATCGCCCATGTGGCGGCCGGCACCAAGACCATTCGCGTGGGCGCGGGCGGCGTGATGCTGCCGAACCACTCGCCGCTCGTCATCGCGGAACAGTTCGGCACGCTGGAAGCGCTGCACCCGGGCCGCATCGACCTGGGCCTGGGCCGCGCGCCCGGCTCCGACCAGACGACGGCGCGCGCGCTGCGCCGCGACTTGCAGTCCGACGCGGAGCAGTTTCCGCAGGACGTGCTGGAATTGATCGACTATATGTCCGACGAACCGCGCCAGCGCGTGCTGGCCGTGCCCGGCAAGGGCGCGAACGTGCCCGTGTGGATACTGGGGTCCAGCCTGTTCGGCGCCCAGCTGGCCGCCCACCTGGGCTTGCCGTATGCGTTCGCCTCGCACTTCGCGCCGCAAATGATGATGCAAGCCGTGGCCTATTACCGCGAACACTTCAAGCCGTCGAAGCAATTGACGAAACCGTACGTGATGCTGGGTTTTAACGTCTTTGCCGCCGACACGGATGCCGAGGCGCACCTGCGCGCCACGTCGATGCAGCAAGCGTTCGTCAACCTGCGCACGGGCCGTCCGTCGCGTCTGCAACCGCCCGTGCCCGGCTACCTGGAGCAACTGGGCCCGCAGGAACGCGCCATGCTCGATTCCGTCCTGTCCTGCACGGCCATCGGCGCGCCGGACACGGTGAAGGCGAAGATGGCCGCCTTCATCGCCGAAACGGGCGCCGACGAACTGATGATCACCTCGCAAATCTTCGAGCACCAGCACCGGCTGCGCTCGTATGAAATCACGGCGCAAGTGCATGCGGAGCTGGCGCGCGCGCAGTAA
- the galT gene encoding galactose-1-phosphate uridylyltransferase, translating to MYCKQLAKPDGRQLTLYSRRPIVVAGVAPSPFPEPQEANPHLRWHPLRGEWVAYAAYRQGRPFLPPAPYNPLAPTRDPAQPTELPAGDFDIAVFDNRFPTLAPHAHDPPDLTVATAPARGHCEVVVFAQDAGASLGTLAPGHIALLLQVWGERTAQLASRPGIAYVLPFENRGAEVGVTLHHPHGQIYAYPFVPPVPARMLEQEHAYFASHGQALLVDMARREADGGARLLYLGPEAIAFVPACARYPYEAWVMPLRQTDSFAALSALQRDDLARALKTVLLKYDGLWQRAMPYLMAWYQAPPDGRAHPETQLHAQFYPPYRTRERLKYLAGTELAAGMYAMDALPEESARQLQQVRVAWEMAEEIA from the coding sequence ATGTATTGCAAGCAACTTGCCAAGCCCGACGGGCGCCAGCTGACCCTGTACAGCCGGCGTCCCATCGTCGTCGCCGGCGTTGCACCGAGTCCCTTCCCCGAGCCGCAGGAGGCCAATCCGCACTTGCGCTGGCATCCCTTGCGCGGCGAATGGGTGGCGTATGCGGCTTACCGCCAGGGCCGCCCCTTCCTGCCGCCGGCCCCGTACAACCCGCTGGCGCCCACGCGCGATCCCGCGCAGCCGACGGAATTGCCTGCCGGCGACTTCGATATCGCCGTCTTCGACAACCGCTTTCCCACCCTGGCGCCGCATGCCCATGATCCGCCCGACCTGACGGTCGCCACGGCGCCCGCCCGCGGCCATTGCGAAGTGGTGGTGTTCGCGCAGGATGCGGGCGCCTCGCTGGGCACGCTGGCGCCCGGCCACATCGCCTTGTTGCTGCAGGTGTGGGGGGAGCGCACGGCACAGCTGGCCAGCCGGCCAGGCATCGCGTACGTGCTGCCGTTCGAGAACCGCGGCGCGGAAGTGGGCGTGACCCTGCACCATCCGCATGGCCAGATCTACGCCTACCCCTTTGTGCCGCCCGTGCCGGCGCGCATGCTGGAGCAGGAACACGCATATTTCGCCAGCCATGGCCAGGCCCTGCTGGTGGACATGGCGCGGCGCGAAGCCGATGGCGGCGCGCGCCTGCTGTACCTGGGACCGGAGGCGATCGCCTTTGTGCCCGCCTGCGCCCGCTATCCGTATGAAGCGTGGGTGATGCCGCTGCGGCAGACGGACAGCTTCGCGGCCTTGTCGGCATTGCAGCGCGACGACCTGGCGCGCGCCCTCAAGACCGTGCTGCTGAAATACGACGGCTTGTGGCAGCGCGCCATGCCTTACCTGATGGCCTGGTACCAGGCGCCGCCGGACGGCCGCGCGCATCCGGAAACGCAGCTGCACGCACAGTTTTATCCGCCGTACCGCACGCGCGAACGGCTCAAATATCTGGCCGGCACCGAGCTGGCCGCCGGCATGTACGCCATGGATGCCCTGCCCGAGGAATCGGCGCGGCAGCTGCAGCAAGTGCGCGTGGCATGGGAAATGGCAGAGGAAATCGCATGA
- a CDS encoding M24 family metallopeptidase, translating into MNWNVELEIAHKLAQMRGWLEQEKAGALRLRGVDWFAWATAGASGSTCQTAECGCAEVLVTRDAAYILTDAAEAQRLRQEEVRGCWTWQVTPWMQPRLAELREHFVQHAAQGRPVLCDRPGLHERCLPVALREERLPLLAPEQARYREVGRLASAAASEALRAARPDWSEQELAGACARALWSRGLHAVYVLAAGAERFERYRRAPPAASPLGERAVLALCAQGFGLCASLSRQRRFRPARDGIGEADAAILALEAVALDACVAGHALSMVYHALDSAYAYAGQPDTVQEFRQGGIAGYRAPEVAAGAHTEIALKDGMAVAFHPSLPGSMVEDTFLLSGGRLHNLTCDPDWPAATVQGRRRPLTLEVQ; encoded by the coding sequence ATGAACTGGAATGTCGAACTGGAAATTGCGCACAAACTGGCGCAGATGCGTGGCTGGCTGGAACAGGAAAAGGCCGGCGCGTTGCGCCTGCGCGGCGTGGACTGGTTCGCCTGGGCCACGGCCGGCGCGTCGGGCAGCACCTGCCAGACGGCCGAGTGCGGCTGTGCCGAGGTGCTCGTCACGCGCGATGCGGCCTACATCCTGACCGATGCGGCCGAGGCGCAGCGGCTGCGCCAGGAAGAGGTGCGCGGCTGCTGGACCTGGCAAGTGACGCCGTGGATGCAACCCCGGCTGGCCGAATTGCGCGAGCATTTCGTGCAGCATGCGGCGCAGGGGCGGCCCGTGCTGTGCGACCGGCCCGGGCTGCACGAGCGCTGCCTGCCCGTCGCCCTGCGCGAGGAGCGCCTGCCCTTGCTGGCACCGGAACAGGCGCGCTACCGCGAAGTGGGGCGGCTGGCTTCCGCTGCCGCCAGCGAGGCGCTGCGCGCCGCGCGGCCCGATTGGAGCGAGCAGGAGCTGGCCGGCGCCTGCGCCCGCGCCCTGTGGTCGCGCGGCCTGCATGCCGTGTACGTGCTGGCGGCCGGCGCCGAGCGCTTCGAGCGCTACCGGCGCGCGCCGCCCGCCGCGTCGCCGCTGGGCGAACGGGCCGTGCTGGCGCTGTGCGCGCAAGGTTTCGGCCTGTGCGCCAGCCTGAGCCGCCAGCGCCGTTTCCGTCCCGCGCGCGACGGCATCGGCGAAGCCGACGCGGCCATCCTGGCGCTCGAAGCGGTGGCGCTCGATGCCTGCGTGGCGGGGCATGCGCTGAGCATGGTGTATCACGCGCTCGACAGCGCCTATGCCTATGCGGGCCAGCCCGATACGGTGCAGGAATTCCGGCAGGGCGGCATCGCCGGCTACCGCGCGCCCGAGGTGGCCGCCGGCGCGCATACGGAAATCGCCCTGAAGGACGGCATGGCCGTGGCCTTCCATCCCAGCCTGCCCGGCAGCATGGTGGAAGACACTTTCCTGCTCAGCGGCGGGCGCCTGCACAACCTGACTTGCGATCCCGACTGGCCGGCGGCAACGGTGCAGGGACGGCGGCGTCCGCTGACCCTGGAAGTGCAATGA
- the galK gene encoding galactokinase translates to MITPDAYFGAVPVVAASAPGRVNLLGEHTDYNDGYMLPCATPQRTRVMLALAADGHHQFYSATLDELVRFERQSAAPPGFGRYLEGCIRLLEERGVAVPAVRGHIDSDVPPGAGLSNSAALEIAMLRALRQLLGLQIDDVSLALMGQQAEIRYAQVNCGVMDQMACSLADEHHMLLLDARTLRHELLALPHDSEVLVIDSGVPRTLAGSAYNVRRAECEQAARLLGVAALRDVREPSVVEGLPEPYRRRARHVVSENLRVLQACGQHGPVRFGQLMAQSHASLRDDYEVSLPVLDALVALLSAQSAVYGARLTGAGFGGACVALCRKQCAASAGRTVVQRFNALGRHARMLVPLD, encoded by the coding sequence ATGATCACCCCCGACGCGTATTTCGGCGCCGTCCCCGTGGTGGCGGCCTCGGCGCCCGGACGGGTCAACCTGCTGGGCGAGCATACGGACTACAACGATGGCTACATGCTGCCGTGCGCCACGCCGCAGCGCACGCGGGTGATGCTGGCGCTGGCCGCCGACGGGCACCACCAGTTCTATTCCGCCACCCTTGACGAACTCGTGCGTTTCGAGCGCCAGAGCGCCGCACCGCCCGGCTTTGGCCGCTACCTGGAAGGCTGCATACGCCTGCTCGAGGAGCGCGGCGTCGCGGTGCCGGCCGTGCGCGGCCATATCGATTCGGACGTGCCGCCGGGCGCCGGCCTGTCGAACAGCGCCGCGCTGGAGATCGCCATGCTGCGCGCGCTGCGCCAGTTGCTGGGACTGCAGATCGATGACGTGTCGCTGGCGCTGATGGGGCAGCAGGCGGAAATCCGCTACGCGCAGGTCAATTGCGGCGTGATGGACCAGATGGCATGCAGCCTGGCCGACGAACATCACATGCTGCTGCTCGACGCACGCACCCTGCGCCATGAACTGCTGGCGCTGCCCCATGACAGCGAGGTGCTGGTCATCGACAGCGGCGTGCCGCGCACTCTGGCCGGCAGCGCCTACAACGTGCGGCGCGCCGAGTGCGAACAGGCGGCGCGCCTGCTGGGCGTGGCGGCACTGCGCGACGTGCGCGAGCCGTCCGTGGTGGAAGGCTTGCCCGAGCCGTACCGCCGCCGCGCGCGCCACGTGGTCAGCGAAAACCTGCGCGTGCTGCAGGCTTGCGGCCAGCATGGTCCCGTGCGCTTCGGCCAGCTGATGGCGCAGTCGCACGCCAGCCTGCGCGACGATTACGAGGTATCGCTGCCGGTGCTCGATGCGCTGGTGGCGCTGCTGTCGGCGCAGTCGGCCGTGTACGGCGCGCGCCTGACGGGCGCCGGTTTTGGCGGCGCTTGCGTGGCCCTGTGCCGCAAGCAATGCGCGGCCAGCGCGGGGCGTACGGTGGTACAGCGCTTTAACGCTTTGGGACGCCACGCACGCATGCTGGTTCCGCTCGACTGA
- a CDS encoding glycoside hydrolase family 2 protein: MVRENWQSLNGAWRFTFDNERRYRLPDGGIGWTHEIIVPFPPESQASGVGDRGFHRICWYQRDFLLQPGGPCVLLHFGAVDYHAKVWLNGHVVAEHEGGHTPFVANISHALLADGPQVLTVRVEDDPHDLAKPRGKQDWQLLPHSIWYPRTTGIWQSVWIERVATTYIGKLRWTPVFEGYEIGCDVFAMGELHDDLIVGVRIWHGDNLLADDQYKLIENEASRKIALSDPGIDDSRNELLWSPERPILLDAEVTLRHGDALLDTVRSYTALRSVAINRDRFMLNGRPYPLRLVLDQGYWPDTLLAAPSDAALRHDVELAKAMGFNGVRKHQKIEDPRYLYWADRLGLLVWEEMPSTYRFSGKAITRMVREWTDVIERDYSHPCILVWVPFNESWGVPNLTAIQAHRNAVEALYHLTRTLDPTRPVIGNDGWEASATDILGIHDYDCDPERLQARYAISDSARTTLFDQRRPGGRILTLDGFPHRGQPIVLTEFGGIAFDREQGETDTWGYARVGNEAAFLDLYRRLMTVVNTAQMFSGFCYTQFADTFQETNGLLTADRTPKAALELLSAATRNIRLN; the protein is encoded by the coding sequence ATGGTGCGCGAGAACTGGCAATCGCTGAACGGCGCCTGGCGTTTCACCTTCGACAATGAACGGCGCTACCGCCTGCCCGACGGCGGCATCGGCTGGACGCACGAGATCATCGTGCCGTTTCCGCCGGAATCGCAGGCCAGCGGCGTGGGCGACCGCGGTTTTCACCGCATATGCTGGTATCAGCGCGACTTCCTGCTGCAGCCGGGCGGACCCTGCGTGCTGCTGCATTTCGGCGCCGTCGACTACCATGCCAAGGTCTGGCTGAACGGTCACGTGGTGGCCGAGCATGAGGGAGGCCACACGCCGTTTGTCGCCAACATCAGCCATGCCCTGCTGGCCGACGGGCCGCAGGTGCTGACGGTGCGCGTCGAGGACGATCCGCACGACCTGGCCAAGCCGCGCGGCAAGCAGGACTGGCAACTGCTGCCCCATTCCATCTGGTATCCGCGCACCACGGGCATCTGGCAAAGCGTGTGGATCGAGCGCGTGGCCACCACTTATATCGGCAAGCTGCGCTGGACGCCCGTGTTCGAGGGCTATGAAATCGGCTGCGACGTGTTCGCCATGGGCGAGCTGCACGACGATCTCATCGTGGGCGTGCGCATCTGGCATGGCGACAATCTGCTGGCCGACGACCAGTACAAGCTGATCGAAAACGAAGCGAGCCGCAAGATCGCCCTGTCCGATCCCGGCATCGACGATTCGCGCAACGAACTGCTGTGGAGCCCGGAGCGGCCCATCCTGCTCGATGCCGAAGTCACGCTGCGGCATGGCGACGCCTTGCTCGACACGGTCAGGTCGTACACGGCGCTGCGCTCGGTGGCGATCAACCGCGACCGCTTCATGCTCAATGGCCGGCCGTATCCGCTGCGCCTGGTGCTGGACCAGGGTTACTGGCCCGACACCCTGCTGGCGGCGCCTTCCGATGCGGCCTTGCGGCACGACGTGGAACTGGCCAAGGCCATGGGTTTCAACGGCGTGCGCAAGCACCAGAAGATCGAGGACCCGCGCTACCTGTACTGGGCCGACCGCCTGGGCTTGCTGGTGTGGGAAGAAATGCCGTCCACTTACCGTTTTTCCGGCAAGGCCATCACGCGCATGGTGCGCGAATGGACGGACGTGATCGAACGCGACTACAGCCACCCGTGCATCCTCGTCTGGGTGCCGTTCAACGAATCGTGGGGCGTGCCCAACCTGACGGCCATCCAGGCCCACCGCAACGCCGTCGAGGCGCTGTACCACCTGACGCGCACGCTCGATCCCACGCGGCCCGTGATCGGCAACGACGGCTGGGAAGCGTCGGCCACCGACATCCTCGGCATCCACGATTACGACTGCGATCCGGAACGCCTGCAGGCGCGCTATGCGATCAGCGATTCGGCCCGCACCACCTTGTTCGACCAGCGCCGCCCGGGCGGGCGTATCCTCACGCTCGACGGTTTTCCGCACCGGGGCCAGCCCATCGTCCTCACGGAATTTGGCGGCATCGCCTTTGACCGGGAGCAGGGGGAAACCGATACCTGGGGCTATGCGCGCGTGGGGAACGAGGCGGCCTTCCTCGACCTGTACCGGCGCCTGATGACGGTCGTCAATACGGCGCAAATGTTCAGCGGCTTTTGCTACACGCAGTTCGCCGACACGTTCCAGGAAACCAATGGCCTGCTGACGGCGGACCGAACGCCGAAGGCCGCGCTGGAACTGCTCAGCGCGGCCACCCGCAATATCCGGCTCAATTGA